The Acidobacteriota bacterium genome has a segment encoding these proteins:
- a CDS encoding AAA family ATPase, with translation MTFKKAERTQATLKIALTGPSGSGKTFSGLILAAALGKKIAVVDTENKSASLYADMDKGPLAGIVFDVLDLEPPYTIVKYAEAIEAAEKAGYDVLLIDSISHAWAGEGGLLDKKAALDQRGGNSYTNWATITPEQERFKARILQAGIHVICTMRSKQDYVLEQNDKGKSVPKKVGLAPIQRDGMEYEFTTVFDIAMDHNAAASKDRTSLFDGQIFKISKDTGAKLMKWLKGAKAPAPKPAAALKPQPQAPAPAEEFPEAATTSPQPGPQMITATQREKVLRGIKALHDLGRKDETIWQGITAHVMKAKNREVTELDDLTSDEADLVVSYLDAWAEHLKAKPAQDAGNGRAS, from the coding sequence ATGACCTTTAAAAAGGCAGAACGCACTCAGGCCACGCTGAAGATCGCCCTGACCGGGCCCTCGGGCTCCGGCAAGACCTTCAGCGGGCTCATCCTCGCGGCCGCGCTCGGAAAGAAGATCGCGGTCGTGGACACCGAGAACAAGTCCGCCTCCCTCTATGCCGACATGGACAAGGGCCCGCTGGCCGGCATCGTCTTCGATGTCCTGGACCTCGAGCCGCCCTACACGATCGTCAAGTACGCCGAGGCGATCGAGGCCGCCGAGAAGGCCGGCTATGACGTCCTCCTGATCGATTCAATCTCCCACGCCTGGGCGGGGGAGGGCGGGCTGCTCGACAAGAAAGCGGCCCTCGACCAGCGGGGAGGCAACTCCTACACGAACTGGGCAACGATCACGCCCGAGCAGGAGCGCTTCAAGGCCCGGATCCTCCAGGCGGGCATCCACGTCATCTGCACGATGCGGAGCAAACAGGATTACGTCCTCGAGCAGAACGACAAGGGCAAATCCGTCCCGAAGAAAGTCGGCCTCGCGCCGATCCAGCGCGACGGCATGGAGTACGAGTTCACGACGGTATTCGACATCGCGATGGATCACAACGCCGCCGCCTCCAAGGACCGGACTTCGCTCTTCGACGGCCAGATCTTCAAAATCTCGAAGGATACAGGAGCGAAGCTCATGAAGTGGCTGAAGGGCGCGAAGGCCCCGGCGCCGAAGCCGGCCGCCGCTCTGAAGCCGCAGCCCCAGGCGCCCGCGCCGGCCGAGGAGTTCCCCGAGGCCGCGACGACGTCGCCGCAGCCCGGGCCGCAGATGATCACCGCGACGCAGCGGGAGAAGGTCCTGCGCGGCATCAAGGCCCTCCACGACCTCGGCCGCAAGGACGAGACGATCTGGCAGGGCATCACGGCCCACGTCATGAAAGCCAAGAACCGCGAGGTCACCGAGCTTGACGATCTGACCTCGGACGAGGCCGACCTGGTCGTCTCCTACCTCGATGCTTGGGCCGAACATCTGAAGGCCAAGCCCGCCCAGGATGCCGGCAACGGGAGGGCCTCGTGA
- a CDS encoding phage regulatory CII family protein gives MNLNLNSSPISGFSALLYVNFIIKKKYRVDAVAKDMQIATDTLYRYVRGENVIPPDRVVDLVKATGDVELLEFFCEPCGFIPVQAVNGKPSVAEREKDQIRLSILTGEALKEIEEAYADGKVDKSELRRMERALARLQQKSAELREKIKKEVGR, from the coding sequence ATGAACCTCAACCTAAATTCCTCTCCGATTTCAGGATTCTCGGCCCTTCTCTACGTCAATTTCATCATCAAGAAGAAGTACCGTGTCGACGCCGTGGCTAAGGACATGCAAATCGCCACGGACACGCTCTACCGCTACGTCCGCGGCGAGAACGTCATCCCGCCGGACCGTGTCGTCGACCTGGTCAAAGCGACGGGGGATGTGGAGCTCCTCGAGTTCTTCTGTGAGCCCTGCGGCTTCATTCCCGTCCAGGCCGTCAACGGCAAGCCCTCCGTGGCGGAACGCGAGAAGGACCAGATCCGGTTGTCCATCCTGACCGGCGAGGCGCTCAAGGAAATCGAGGAAGCGTACGCGGACGGAAAGGTCGACAAGTCGGAGCTCCGCCGGATGGAGCGGGCCCTGGCCCGCCTTCAGCAGAAGTCGGCTGAGCTCCGCGAGAAGATCAAGAAAGAGGTCGGCAGATGA
- a CDS encoding helix-turn-helix domain-containing protein — protein MDASKSDRLTIREAAAELRLSRDVVYSMAAAGEIDHYRIRGRIFISREGIAKLLKANFYPAHRSFFHRKSALRTQTSARVS, from the coding sequence ATGGACGCCAGCAAGTCTGACCGCCTCACGATTCGCGAAGCGGCGGCCGAGCTCCGCCTCTCGAGGGATGTCGTCTATTCGATGGCGGCGGCTGGGGAGATCGATCACTACCGCATCCGCGGCAGGATCTTCATCTCGCGCGAGGGGATTGCCAAGCTTCTGAAGGCCAACTTTTACCCGGCGCATCGGAGCTTCTTTCACCGCAAGTCTGCCCTCCGCACTCAGACTAGCGCGAGAGTGTCATGA
- a CDS encoding helix-turn-helix transcriptional regulator, which translates to MRIANLAEYKEKRGLSGADLAKEFGITTAHLSMLMSGKRSPSKKLAQRISEKTGIPVLNLLYPQETHDGRQQV; encoded by the coding sequence ATGCGAATAGCTAACCTGGCTGAGTACAAAGAGAAGCGCGGACTCTCTGGGGCAGACCTGGCCAAGGAGTTCGGCATAACAACCGCCCATCTTTCGATGCTGATGTCGGGCAAGAGATCGCCTTCCAAGAAACTGGCGCAGCGCATCAGCGAGAAGACGGGCATCCCGGTCCTCAACCTGCTTTATCCCCAGGAGACGCACGATGGACGCCAGCAAGTCTGA
- a CDS encoding XRE family transcriptional regulator gives MGIRENIRNEIARLGYGTNLTKFCREKGLSTVYLNQLLNGKRRYNEDLLNKIAKALGIPIYQLFIDEPVVPKSQADKEPAIVEIFPDQETQSEFAKFSSRDDFLPIRILADAASLGHGAIVSQERTGGYALIYRSALPRKALKQKRTAEKIVCLFATGDSMSPTIQDKSLVAIDVEDKVEIRNKRIYAIEIPDEGVTIKRILQHNDHLLLFADNRDFPGYPRALCLKELNYNPICGRVVWTWNKLD, from the coding sequence ATGGGGATTCGAGAGAACATCCGGAATGAAATCGCCAGACTTGGCTATGGGACAAATCTGACCAAGTTCTGTCGGGAAAAAGGGCTTTCCACCGTCTACCTGAACCAGCTCCTAAACGGGAAGCGTCGGTACAACGAAGACCTGCTCAACAAGATCGCAAAAGCCCTGGGCATTCCAATCTACCAGCTCTTCATCGACGAGCCCGTCGTCCCGAAATCCCAGGCTGATAAAGAGCCGGCAATCGTCGAGATCTTCCCCGACCAGGAGACTCAATCCGAGTTCGCTAAGTTCAGCAGCCGTGACGATTTCCTTCCGATCCGGATCCTGGCGGACGCCGCATCGCTCGGACACGGCGCGATCGTCTCCCAGGAACGCACCGGCGGCTACGCCCTGATCTACCGCAGCGCCCTTCCGCGGAAGGCTCTCAAGCAGAAGAGGACGGCCGAGAAAATCGTCTGCCTCTTCGCGACGGGCGACTCCATGTCCCCTACCATTCAAGATAAGAGCCTCGTCGCGATCGACGTCGAGGACAAGGTCGAGATCCGGAACAAAAGGATCTACGCGATCGAGATCCCCGACGAAGGGGTCACGATCAAGCGGATTCTCCAGCATAACGACCATCTGCTCCTATTTGCGGACAACCGGGATTTCCCGGGATATCCGCGAGCTCTGTGCCTAAAGGAACTGAACTACAACCCGATTTGCGGAAGGGTTGTCTGGACCTGGAATAAACTCGACTAG
- a CDS encoding YegP family protein — translation MGAYFQIFKDSAGEFRFNLRAPNHEKILHSEGYVQKQGCLNGIASVKANAPARDKYESFTDAAGMYRFRLRARNNEIIGTSEAYVTPQGRDNGIAAVMQYAPSATIEDLPA, via the coding sequence ATGGGAGCTTATTTCCAGATCTTCAAGGACAGTGCTGGCGAATTCAGGTTCAACTTACGCGCACCGAACCATGAGAAGATTCTGCACAGCGAAGGATACGTTCAAAAACAGGGTTGCCTGAATGGGATTGCTTCTGTCAAAGCGAACGCACCAGCCCGGGATAAATACGAGTCCTTTACGGATGCTGCGGGGATGTATCGTTTTCGTCTTCGCGCCCGCAACAATGAGATCATCGGAACCAGCGAGGCTTATGTCACTCCGCAGGGACGCGATAACGGGATCGCAGCCGTTATGCAATATGCGCCAAGTGCCACAATTGAGGATCTTCCTGCCTGA
- a CDS encoding type I restriction enzyme HsdR N-terminal domain-containing protein: protein MEKELKKKLSTYAGIFREAQTLGKKEADIVMYIVEFLKDALKYDVFKEISKEYQIKDKYCDIAVKLDGKVEFLIEVKQPGIKLSDKHIEQAENYAMRNGTEWAILTNGCEWRLYHMQLTDDGIESSVAFQADLVAEFGENPDEVVSKFALLHRKNYAKGALDEYWQKLNLLTPQSLLQAIFTESVCRTIARELNRGAKVRVGIQEIERELKNVLDKSILAELADLKLRKKRKVKRGPRRPKETAGLAAPGEETKPENEPEQ from the coding sequence GTGGAAAAGGAACTTAAGAAGAAGTTGTCTACCTATGCTGGGATATTCAGGGAGGCCCAGACGCTCGGGAAAAAGGAAGCAGACATCGTTATGTATATCGTGGAGTTCCTCAAGGACGCACTTAAGTACGATGTCTTCAAGGAAATCAGCAAAGAGTACCAAATCAAGGACAAGTACTGCGACATAGCCGTAAAGCTCGACGGGAAGGTCGAATTCCTTATCGAGGTAAAACAGCCTGGGATTAAGCTTTCGGACAAGCATATAGAACAAGCTGAGAACTACGCTATGAGGAATGGCACAGAATGGGCGATCCTCACTAATGGCTGTGAATGGCGCCTTTACCACATGCAGTTGACCGATGATGGGATAGAGAGCTCGGTCGCCTTCCAGGCCGACCTGGTTGCCGAGTTCGGGGAAAACCCGGATGAAGTCGTTTCCAAGTTCGCACTCCTTCATCGGAAAAACTACGCCAAAGGCGCCCTTGATGAATACTGGCAAAAGCTGAATCTCTTAACTCCCCAGTCCCTTCTTCAGGCCATATTCACCGAGTCCGTTTGCAGGACCATAGCTAGGGAATTAAACAGGGGAGCGAAGGTTCGGGTCGGGATCCAGGAAATTGAGCGAGAACTGAAGAACGTGCTGGATAAAAGTATTCTCGCTGAACTGGCTGACCTCAAGCTCAGGAAGAAACGAAAAGTAAAGAGGGGTCCCAGAAGGCCAAAAGAAACAGCAGGCCTAGCAGCTCCCGGAGAAGAGACGAAACCGGAAAATGAGCCAGAGCAATAG